One Pagrus major chromosome 15, Pma_NU_1.0 DNA window includes the following coding sequences:
- the angpt2a gene encoding angiopoietin-2a isoform X3 has translation MKMLNVDFLVLSFWLGLGTGYSAATKRQYQIQNGPCSYTFLLPEQENCQTQSSNYNYPVQKDGPVDNDDSAQRLEQLEITMENNTQWLLKLENYIQDSMKQDMVQIQQTAVHNHTATMIEIGTNLLSQTAEQTRKLTNVEAQVIHHTTRLERRLLENSLSTNKLEKQLIVQTNEINKLNDKNSFLEKKVGDLEEQRQVELKMVREEKEQLQTLILRQTAIICELEQQLLKVSSNNTLLQHQQQELLETVNNLIHTISVGSAQAGSKTGMMQDTPTTFMDCTAVFKSGNTQSGVYTLTLPNTTVEVKAFCDMETEGGGWTVLQKRFDGRVDFHRTWQEYKKGFGEPSGEFWLGNEFVSRLSSLQSYKLRIELSDWEGNSGFSQYDQFSLDSEAQNYR, from the exons ATGAAGATGTTAAATGTCGACTTTCTAGTTTTAAGTTTCTGGCTCGGTCTGGGGACAGGATACAGTGCTGCGACTAAGAGACAGTATCAGATTCAAAACGGGCCGTGTAGCTATACGTTTCTGCTGCCGGAGCAGGAAAACTGCCAAACTCAGAGCAGCAACTACAACTATCCAGTTCAAAAGGATGGACCAGTGGACAACGATGACTCGGCTCAGAGGCTGGAACAACTGGAGATCACCATGGAGAACAACACACAGTGGCTGCTCAAG ctggaaaACTACATACAGGACAGCATGAAGCAGGACATGGTCCAGATCCAACAGACCGCTGTACACAACCACACTGCTACAATGATTGAAATAGGAACAAACCTGCTGAGTCAAACTGCAGAGCAAACAAGAAAACTGACCAATGTGGAGGCACAG GTAATTCATCACACAACTCGACTTGAACGCAGACTTCTTGAAAATTCTCTGTCAACCAACAAGCTGGAAAAACAACTAATCGTCCAAACAAATGAAATCAACAAGCTGAACGACAAAAACAG CTTTCTGGAAAAAAAGGTGGGAGATTTGGAGGAGCAGAGGCAGGTGGAGCTGAAAATGGTTCGAGAGGAAAAGGAGCAACTTCAGACTCTAATACTGAGGCAGACGGCCATCATATGTGAATTGGAGCAGCAGCTGCTTAAAGTCTCCTCTAACAACACTTTACtccagcatcagcagcaggaactACTGGAAACCGTCAACAACCTCATTCACACCATCTCTGTCGGCTCGGCTCAAG CAGGGAGCAAAACTGGCATGATGCAGGACACTCCTACCACATTCATGGACTGCACTGCTGTCTTCAAGTCAGGAAACACCCAAAGTGGAGTCTACACGCTCACATTACCCAACACTACAGTAGAGGTTAAG gCTTTCTGTGACATGGAAACAGAAGGTGGTGGCTGGACAGTACTACAAAAACGCTTTGACGGCCGTGTTGACTTTCACCGTACGTGGCAAGAGTACAAAAAG gGATTTGGAGAACCTTCAGGTGAATTCTGGCTGGGAAATGAATTTGTCTCCAGACTGTCAAGTCTACAGTCATACAAACTACGGATTGAGCTGAGTGACTGGGAAGGAAACTCTGGATTCTCACAATATGACCAATTTTCTCTTGACAGTGAAGCACAAAATTACAGGTGA
- the angpt2a gene encoding angiopoietin-2a isoform X2 gives MKMLNVDFLVLSFWLGLGTGYSAATKRQYQIQNGPCSYTFLLPEQENCQTQSSNYNYPVQKDGPVDNDDSAQRLEQLEITMENNTQWLLKLENYIQDSMKQDMVQIQQTAVHNHTATMIEIGTNLLSQTAEQTRKLTNVEAQVIHHTTRLERRLLENSLSTNKLEKQLIVQTNEINKLNDKNSFLEKKVGDLEEQRQVELKMVREEKEQLQTLILRQTAIICELEQQLLKVSSNNTLLQHQQQELLETVNNLIHTISVGSAQGSKTGMMQDTPTTFMDCTAVFKSGNTQSGVYTLTLPNTTVEVKAFCDMETEGGGWTVLQKRFDGRVDFHRTWQEYKKGFGEPSGEFWLGNEFVSRLSSLQSYKLRIELSDWEGNSGFSQYDQFSLDSEAQNYRIHLKGYSGTAGKISSIGQPGSDFSTKDADNDKCVCKCSQLTTGGWWFDACGPSNLNGMYYQQGQNSNRFNGIKWYYWKGSGYSLQSTTMMIRPADFSGSL, from the exons ATGAAGATGTTAAATGTCGACTTTCTAGTTTTAAGTTTCTGGCTCGGTCTGGGGACAGGATACAGTGCTGCGACTAAGAGACAGTATCAGATTCAAAACGGGCCGTGTAGCTATACGTTTCTGCTGCCGGAGCAGGAAAACTGCCAAACTCAGAGCAGCAACTACAACTATCCAGTTCAAAAGGATGGACCAGTGGACAACGATGACTCGGCTCAGAGGCTGGAACAACTGGAGATCACCATGGAGAACAACACACAGTGGCTGCTCAAG ctggaaaACTACATACAGGACAGCATGAAGCAGGACATGGTCCAGATCCAACAGACCGCTGTACACAACCACACTGCTACAATGATTGAAATAGGAACAAACCTGCTGAGTCAAACTGCAGAGCAAACAAGAAAACTGACCAATGTGGAGGCACAG GTAATTCATCACACAACTCGACTTGAACGCAGACTTCTTGAAAATTCTCTGTCAACCAACAAGCTGGAAAAACAACTAATCGTCCAAACAAATGAAATCAACAAGCTGAACGACAAAAACAG CTTTCTGGAAAAAAAGGTGGGAGATTTGGAGGAGCAGAGGCAGGTGGAGCTGAAAATGGTTCGAGAGGAAAAGGAGCAACTTCAGACTCTAATACTGAGGCAGACGGCCATCATATGTGAATTGGAGCAGCAGCTGCTTAAAGTCTCCTCTAACAACACTTTACtccagcatcagcagcaggaactACTGGAAACCGTCAACAACCTCATTCACACCATCTCTGTCGGCTCGGCTCAAG GGAGCAAAACTGGCATGATGCAGGACACTCCTACCACATTCATGGACTGCACTGCTGTCTTCAAGTCAGGAAACACCCAAAGTGGAGTCTACACGCTCACATTACCCAACACTACAGTAGAGGTTAAG gCTTTCTGTGACATGGAAACAGAAGGTGGTGGCTGGACAGTACTACAAAAACGCTTTGACGGCCGTGTTGACTTTCACCGTACGTGGCAAGAGTACAAAAAG gGATTTGGAGAACCTTCAGGTGAATTCTGGCTGGGAAATGAATTTGTCTCCAGACTGTCAAGTCTACAGTCATACAAACTACGGATTGAGCTGAGTGACTGGGAAGGAAACTCTGGATTCTCACAATATGACCAATTTTCTCTTGACAGTGAAGCACAAAATTACAG GATACACCTTAAAGGCTACAGTGGAACAGCAGGCAAAATAAGCAGCATTGGGCAGCCAGGAAGTGATTTCAGTACAAAGGATGCAGACAACGACAAATGTGTTTGCAAATGTTCACAACTGACAACAGGGG GTTGGTGGTTTGATGCCTGCGGTCCGTCCAATTTGAATGGGATGTATTACCAACAAGGCCAAAACTCAAATCGCTTCAATGGGATCAAATGGTACTACTGGAAAGGCTCAGGCTACTCACTTCAGTCCACTACAATGATGATCAGACCGGCAGACTTCTCAGGTTCCCTTTGA
- the angpt2a gene encoding angiopoietin-2a isoform X1, with amino-acid sequence MKMLNVDFLVLSFWLGLGTGYSAATKRQYQIQNGPCSYTFLLPEQENCQTQSSNYNYPVQKDGPVDNDDSAQRLEQLEITMENNTQWLLKLENYIQDSMKQDMVQIQQTAVHNHTATMIEIGTNLLSQTAEQTRKLTNVEAQVIHHTTRLERRLLENSLSTNKLEKQLIVQTNEINKLNDKNSFLEKKVGDLEEQRQVELKMVREEKEQLQTLILRQTAIICELEQQLLKVSSNNTLLQHQQQELLETVNNLIHTISVGSAQAGSKTGMMQDTPTTFMDCTAVFKSGNTQSGVYTLTLPNTTVEVKAFCDMETEGGGWTVLQKRFDGRVDFHRTWQEYKKGFGEPSGEFWLGNEFVSRLSSLQSYKLRIELSDWEGNSGFSQYDQFSLDSEAQNYRIHLKGYSGTAGKISSIGQPGSDFSTKDADNDKCVCKCSQLTTGGWWFDACGPSNLNGMYYQQGQNSNRFNGIKWYYWKGSGYSLQSTTMMIRPADFSGSL; translated from the exons ATGAAGATGTTAAATGTCGACTTTCTAGTTTTAAGTTTCTGGCTCGGTCTGGGGACAGGATACAGTGCTGCGACTAAGAGACAGTATCAGATTCAAAACGGGCCGTGTAGCTATACGTTTCTGCTGCCGGAGCAGGAAAACTGCCAAACTCAGAGCAGCAACTACAACTATCCAGTTCAAAAGGATGGACCAGTGGACAACGATGACTCGGCTCAGAGGCTGGAACAACTGGAGATCACCATGGAGAACAACACACAGTGGCTGCTCAAG ctggaaaACTACATACAGGACAGCATGAAGCAGGACATGGTCCAGATCCAACAGACCGCTGTACACAACCACACTGCTACAATGATTGAAATAGGAACAAACCTGCTGAGTCAAACTGCAGAGCAAACAAGAAAACTGACCAATGTGGAGGCACAG GTAATTCATCACACAACTCGACTTGAACGCAGACTTCTTGAAAATTCTCTGTCAACCAACAAGCTGGAAAAACAACTAATCGTCCAAACAAATGAAATCAACAAGCTGAACGACAAAAACAG CTTTCTGGAAAAAAAGGTGGGAGATTTGGAGGAGCAGAGGCAGGTGGAGCTGAAAATGGTTCGAGAGGAAAAGGAGCAACTTCAGACTCTAATACTGAGGCAGACGGCCATCATATGTGAATTGGAGCAGCAGCTGCTTAAAGTCTCCTCTAACAACACTTTACtccagcatcagcagcaggaactACTGGAAACCGTCAACAACCTCATTCACACCATCTCTGTCGGCTCGGCTCAAG CAGGGAGCAAAACTGGCATGATGCAGGACACTCCTACCACATTCATGGACTGCACTGCTGTCTTCAAGTCAGGAAACACCCAAAGTGGAGTCTACACGCTCACATTACCCAACACTACAGTAGAGGTTAAG gCTTTCTGTGACATGGAAACAGAAGGTGGTGGCTGGACAGTACTACAAAAACGCTTTGACGGCCGTGTTGACTTTCACCGTACGTGGCAAGAGTACAAAAAG gGATTTGGAGAACCTTCAGGTGAATTCTGGCTGGGAAATGAATTTGTCTCCAGACTGTCAAGTCTACAGTCATACAAACTACGGATTGAGCTGAGTGACTGGGAAGGAAACTCTGGATTCTCACAATATGACCAATTTTCTCTTGACAGTGAAGCACAAAATTACAG GATACACCTTAAAGGCTACAGTGGAACAGCAGGCAAAATAAGCAGCATTGGGCAGCCAGGAAGTGATTTCAGTACAAAGGATGCAGACAACGACAAATGTGTTTGCAAATGTTCACAACTGACAACAGGGG GTTGGTGGTTTGATGCCTGCGGTCCGTCCAATTTGAATGGGATGTATTACCAACAAGGCCAAAACTCAAATCGCTTCAATGGGATCAAATGGTACTACTGGAAAGGCTCAGGCTACTCACTTCAGTCCACTACAATGATGATCAGACCGGCAGACTTCTCAGGTTCCCTTTGA
- the mcph1 gene encoding microcephalin, producing the protein MSTTNNSSVLKDVVAYVDVWSSDKTANYSKPFVQQLQEMGAQVSKTFNKQVTHVIFNNGHPATWRKAKKSNVKLVSVLWVGRCYDDGVCVDEDLYPAIDETNPVMKNKKHRCMQPKDSPERTPENDRRMKKKLDKMMKNLVPKQPLVTDVSPIIIDEENGIVYSPGLKRSDYMAQRLKDMKEKRKNLSPTASQMVESCSPTGLKPSLGSTPTVLKLMYDQSDDDSSASAAEPAYSPDKEEGRIHHVVTDHSHLEQRHKRATEKPWLSPCLDVPKQIKSPLICPDFSDKEDEKGNRQKKSRRTSVRKKPEKQKSVDLLEIPCQDRKSDGSKNFKKEKRLSQIKSSSLSPNKSEKGTGKIKAAKSFTETKTNVVPETVNSSSCCSSPAKLAVAAVELSKVASAPSQKMERKTPKQARLSLSTLVRSFTLSGDSKTVASGSTGDDDVFEDYFSPANCQRKSNRAPLPNLPVQRDIQVPFELGSVQKERKQRRSESIGCETNSKKKRKLEETQTGKSPDQQSDAGSEPQSHPQQDVKESHNSSSANVTLVAKRRRQSTLPFTSAGTTSDAVKKRRVSTSVQSTMLTDNTVPELQKNSDVNVRSHTLESRGNECMVAAGFTEIPSDGGENPNKEVSLSLQKMINKTKAMRTLVMTSMPTEKQHIVGEVVKSLGGFSIADRVCESTTHVVSGGHRRTLNILLGIARGCWILSFEWILWCLEQRQWIPEEPYELSDQFPAAQICRLQRHLSAGEHQQDLFQSQPAMFVSQHSQPPTQSLVELIQLCGGTVCKTVRQAGICIGKYSGRRPEGSRILSEQWVLDSITHLKQLSYDNYDLK; encoded by the exons ATGAGCACAACTAACAACAGTTCAGTCCTTAAAG ATGTTGTTGCCTATGTTGATGTGTGGTCATCAGACAAAACAGCAAACTATTCAAAACCATTtgttcagcagctgcaggaaatGGGAGCTCAG gtttcaaaaacattcaataaacaAGTCACACATGTTATCTTTAACAATGGTCATCCGGCTACATGGAGGAAAGCCAAGAAAAGTAATGTGAAGCTTGTCTCTGTTCTGTGGGTAGGCAG ATGTTatgatgatggtgtgtgtgtcgATGAAGATTTGTATCCAGCCATAGATGAAACCAACCCAGTAATGAAGAACAAAAAA CATCGTTGCATGCAGCCAAAAGATTCTCCAGAGAGGACACCCGAAAATGACAGACGCATGAAGAAAAAATTAGACAAGATGATGAAAAACTTGGTGCCAAAGCAACCTCTAG TTACAGACGTGTCGCCCATCATTATTGATGAGGAGAACGGAATAGTCTATAGCCCTGGGTTGAAAAGATCAGATTACATGGCACAGCGTTTGAAAGACATGAAAGAGAAACGGAAAAACCTCTCACCCACAG CTTCACAAATGGTTGAATCCTGCTCCCCCACCGGGCTGAAACCTTCCCTTGGGAGCACACCAACTGTCCTGAAATTAATGT ATGACCAGTCAGATGATGATTCCAGTGCTTCTGCTGCTGAACCAGCATACTCGCCTGATAAGGAAGAAGGGAGAATACACCATGTTGTTACTGACCACAGCCATCTTGAACAACGCCACAAGAGAGCCACTGAGAAGCCCTGGCTGTCACCCTGCCTTGATGTGCCAAAACAGATTAAAAGTCCTCTGATTTGTCCGGACTTCTCTGACAAAGAGGATGAAAAAGGGAATAGACAAAAAAAGTCGAGAAGGACTTCAGTGAGAAAAAAGCCAGAGAAACAAAAATCTGTAGATTTATTAGAAATTCCTTGTCAGGATAGGAAATCTGACGGCAGCAAGaactttaaaaaggaaaaaaggctATCACAGATAAAATCATCAAGCCTATCGCCCAACAAATCTGAAAAGGGAACTggaaaaattaaagctgctaaaTCCTTTACAGAGACTAAGACTAATGTTGTCCCTGAGACTGTGAACTCTTCTAGCTGCTGCTCATCACCAGCAAAGTTAGCTGTTGCTGCAGTTGAACTGTCAAAAGTAGCTTCTGCTCCATCACAGAAAATGGAACGGAAAACACCCAAACAAGCCAGACTGTCACTTTCTACCTTGGTACGATCTTTCACTCTATCGGGTGACTCTAAAACTGTTGCCTCAGGTTCCACCGgagatgatgatgtgtttgaaGACTATTTCTCCCCAGCTAACTGTCAACGGAAATCAAACAGAGCTCCTTTGCCAAATCTTCCAGTGCAGAGAGACATTCAGGTTCCTTTTGAGTTGGGCTCTGTccaaaaggagagaaaacagagaagaagtgaAAGCATTGGATGTGAAACTAACAGTAAAAAGAAGAGGAAACTGGAGGAAACTCAGACAGGCAAAAGTCCTGATCAGCAGTCTGATGCAGGCAGTGAGCCTCAAAGTCATCCACAACAGGATGTTAAAGAATCTCATAATAGCTCAAGTGCTAATGTAACACTTGTGGCTAAAAGACGAAGACAAAGCACCTTGCCCTTTACAAGCGCAGGTACAACAAGTGATGCAGTAAAAAAGAGGAGAGTATCTACATCAGTACAATCAACAATGTTAACGGATAACACGGTACCGGAGCTACAGAAAAACTCTGATGTCAATGTCCGTTCTCATACCTTGGAAA GTAGAGGAAATGAATGTATGGTGGCAGCTGGTTTCACAGAGATCCCCTCTGACGGTGGAGAAAATCCCAACAAGGAAGTCAGCTTGAGTCTTCAGAAAATgatcaacaaaacaaag gcTATGAGAACACTGGTCATGACAAGCATGCCCACTGA GAAGCAGCATATAGTGGGTGAGGTGGTGAAATCACTGGGTGGTTTTTCAATCGCTGACCGAGTTTGTGAAAGCACAACTCATGTGGTGTCTGGGGGTCACCGACGGACTCTCAATATTCTGTTGGGCATAGCTCGAGGCTGCTGGATCCTCTCTTTTGAATGG ATTCTCTGGTGTTTAGAGCAAAGGCAGTGGATTCCAGAGGAACCATATGAACTTTCAGACCAATTTCCCGCAGCGCAG ATCTGTCGTCTCCAGAGGCACCTGTCTGCCGGGGAGCACCAGCAGGACCTGTTCCAAAGCCAGCCCGCCATGTTTGTGTCCCAGCACTCCCAGCCGCCCACTCAGAGTCTGGTGGAGCTGATCCAGCTCTGTGGAGGAACTGTCTGCAAAACCGTGCGTCAGGCGGGTATCTGCATCGGGAAGTACAGTGGCAGGAGACCAGAGGGAAGCAGGATCCTGTCTGAGCAGTGGGTGCTGG ATAGTATCACACATTTGAAGCAGTTGTCATACGACAACTATGACTTGAAGTGA
- the LOC141009728 gene encoding neuropeptide Y receptor type 4-2-like produces the protein MSLSGNTSQSSPLTTALPLPFNSSTSTHSLTLEEGRTSHESVQEWLGNKTQLLSDLAVLGHNDQCHMSPVLTGFLVVWYSITMLLGLLGNIGLICIIARCREKVNVTSIFICNLSFSDILVCVFCLPFTVIYTLMDHWVFGSLLCRLVPFIQCMSVTVSVLSLVFIALERHQLIINPSGWKPSILQAYSALVLIWILACFTSSPFLAFQLLTNEPYTNVMPILPTPLYHQASPQAYLNASPPQPVSYTLKNASVLPNTHRNLFSYNPASPHMVACLEHWPSQQQRLAYTTWLLLFQYCGPLTLVLLCYVRVFIRLRHRKDMLDRTRTPESQRMTHSRRINIMLVALITAFALCWLPLTIFNVVSDWNQEALPICHHNLLFSLCHLLAMSSTCINPIIYGFLNSNFRQEVREVLLHCRCSPVEEECERFPMSTVHMEVSRTSAPLNCRSNSV, from the coding sequence ATGTCCTTAAGTGGCAACACGAGCCAGTCTTCTCCGTTGACGACAGCTCTGCCGCTGCCCTTCAACAGCTCCACCTCTACACATTCCCTAACATTGGAGGAGGGAAGAACCAGCCATGAGTCTGTGCAGGAGTGGCTGGGGAATAAGACCCAGCTCCTGTCAGACCTCGCTGTTCTGGGGCATAATGATCAGTGCCATATGTCTCCTGTCCTCACAGGGTTCCTTGTAGTGTGGTACAGCATTACAATGTTGCTGGGGCTGCTGGGGAACATTGGCCTCATCTGCATCATTGCCCGTTGCAGAGAAAAAGTCAATGTCACCAGCATTTTCATCTGCAACCTGTCATTCTCTGACATCCTCGTGTGTGTCTTCTGCCTCCCCTTCACTGTCATATACACGCTGATGGACCATTGGGTGTTCGGGTCGCTGTTATGCCGGCTGGTGCCGTTCATCCAGTGTATGTCTGTGACCGTGTCTGTGCTATCTCTGGTGTTCATCGCTCTGGAAAGACATCAGCTCATTATTAATCCATCTGGGTGGAAACCGAGCATTCTTCAGGCCTATAGCGCACTTGTTCTCATTTGGATTCTGGCCTGCTTCACCTCCTCACCTTTCTTAGCCTTTCAGCTCCTCACAAATGAGCCCTATACTAATGTCATGCCAATCCTGCCCACTCCACTCTATCACCAAGCTTCTCCTCAGGCCTATCTCAATGCATCTCCACCTCAACCTGTTTCctacacattaaaaaatgcatctGTGCTGCCAAATACACACCGCAACCTCTTTTCTTATAACCCCGCCTCTCCACATATGGTGGCCTGTCTGGAGCACTGGCCATCCCAGCAGCAAAGGCTCGCTTACACCACATGGCTCCTGCTCTTCCAGTACTGTGGTCCACTGACGTTGGTCCTGCTCTGTTATGTTCGAGTTTTTATCCGCCTTCGCCACCGCAAAGACATGCTTGACCGCACCAGGACCCCAGAGAGTCAGCGCATGACCCACAGCCGCCGCATCAACATCATGCTGGTCGCCCTCATCACGGCCTTTGCGCTCTGCTGGCTGCCGCTCACCATCTTCAACGTGGTGTCAGACTGGAACCAGGAGGCTCTGCCCATCTGCCACCACAACCTGCTGTTCTCCCTCTGCCACCTGCTGGCCATGTCCTCCACCTGCATCAACCCTATCATCTACGGCTTCCTCAACTCCAACTTCCGGCAAGAGGTGAGAGAGGTGCTCCTGCACTGCCGCTGCAGCCCAGTAGAAGAAGAGTGTGAGCGTTTCCCCATGTCCACCGTGCACATGGAAGTGTCCCGCACCTCAGCGCCTCTGAACTGCAGGAGCAACTCTGTCTGA